The DNA sequence AAATTGACGGTAAAATTGTAGAAGCCCAAAAATCATTTGCCAACAAAAGAGGGTTTGAGTTAAAGGATTCATCATCAAATAAAAGATAAATATGGATAAATTTTATTATTGTTACCAAAGTGTTAAATAGTTAAGGAATTTAATTTCTCTTAGTTTTTTACAAACACTTAAATTTATTAATTTATTACCTTTGCTTAAATCAAAAGAAAGATGATTAACAAAGAAAAATTTTTACTCAAATCTTATGAACTGGGAATAATAAAATTTGGTGAATTCACTTTAAAAAGTGGGATTCTTTCTCCTTTTTACGTTGATTTACGACCATTAGCCTCCAGTCCGGAATTACTAAGCGAATTGTCACAACTTTTATTGGCTATGCTAAAAGATTGTAGGCACGAACTTATTTGCGGTGTTCCCTATGCGGCTTTACCTATGGCTACGGCGATGTCTTTAGAATCTAAAGTGCCATTAATTATAAAAAGAAAAGAGAGTAAAAATTACGGGACGAAAAAAATGTTGGAAGGGATCTTTAAAGAAGGACAACGTTGCGTACTCGTGGAAGATGTAATAACAAGTGGGAAAAGTTTGCTTGAAACGATAGAAGAGGTAGAAAAAGAAGGACTAAAAGTAAAAGATATTGTTGTAGTATTAGATAGGCAACAAGGGGGTAAAGAATTATTGGAAAGCAAAGGATATCATGTTCACACTTTATTCAGTATTGAAAATGTAATTGATATTCTGTACAATCATGAATTTTTAAATCAATCACAGGTTGTTAAAATCAAAGACTTTCTTAAAGAAAAACCAACGGTACAATTAAGTGCTCCTCGATTAACCTATGAGGAAAAATTAGAATTACAGAATCATTCGGTTTCTAAGAAGCTGATCGAAATTGCATTATCAAAAAAAACCAACTTAATTGCTTCCTTAGATACCCATAAATCTGCAGAAATTTTAAAATTAGCGCATCAAATAGGAGATTCCATTGTGGCTGTTAAATTGCATTCAGATATAATTTCAGACTTTACTGAAAATTTTATACACGAATTGAAAGAGATTGCAGCAGCTAAAAACTTTTTATTATTCGAGGACAGAAAATTTGGAGATATTGGTAATACACAACATATGCAGTTTACCGGAGGAATTTATAAAATCTCAGAATGGGCAGATTTAATAACTTCTCATGTTATAGCCGGAGAAGAAAGCTTACAAGTATTTGGTGAAAAAACCGGAGTAGTAACTATTGCAGAAATGTCGTCAAAAGGAACTTTAACAGATGAAAACTATAAGTCGAAAGCGATCGAAATTTCAAGTAAAGTTTCCAATGTAATAGGATGTGTTGCCCAATCCAAACTACCTTCTGCTTTATTGTTATTCACTCCGGGGGTGAATTTAACTGAATCAGGAGATTCCAAAGGACAGCAATTCAATACCCCTGAAAAAGTATTCTCCGACTATCATACAGATTTTATTATTGTCGGCAGAGGCATTTACGGAGCTAAGAATCCGGAAGAAGCTGCCAAGAAATATAAAGAAGAAGGCTGGAAAGCATATTTAAAGAATTGTTAATATTACATTATTAAAACATTTTGACGGAAAGAATAATAATAGGAATCGATCCCGGAACGAATGTTATGGGATTTGGGATTATTAGTGTAGTGGGTAATAAAATGAAGCTGTTGTGCATTGATGAGCTAATTCTTAAAAAGGTTGAATCTCATGCATTAAAGCTTAAAAAAATATTTGATAAAACCTTATCGCTGATTGATACCTATCATCCGGATGAATTGGCAATTGAAGAACCCTTTTACGCTAAAAATGTGCAGTCTATGTTAAAATTAGGCAGAGCACAAGGTGTTGCTATGGCTGCCGGCTTACTAAGAGAAATTCCTATTACAGAATATTTTCCTAAAAAAGTTAAAATGTCAATAACAGGAAACGGTAATGCATCCAAAGAACAAGTTGCAGGAATGTTAAAAACTTTATTGAATTTAAAAGATTTTCCTACTCGATATTTGGATGCTTCCGATGGACTGGCTCTGGCAGTGTGCCACTTTTTAAACAGTAGAGTTTCCTCATCCGCAAATACTTCAAAATCATATTCGGGGTGGGATTCCTTTGTGAAAAATAATCCAAAAAGAGTGGGCAGTTGATAAGGTCGTGAAATGAAAAAATCGATTGAAAGGTTTTTAATTAAAACTCAATTGTGGGTTTCTTTCATGATTTCATTATTATGTCTATTTTTTGGAAGTTTAAATCACTCCGTAAATTACAACAGAATTGCAATAATTTTTTTTTCTGCCTTAGCTGCTTATAATTTTATTTGCTTTCAAAATACTTGGTCGCGAAATATCTTAAAAAAACTTTCTTTTCATATTTCAATCATCAGTTTAATACTTGTGGCTTTTATAGTATGTAAGGAAAAAGATTTACTACAATTTTTTCATATTGCATTTATTGGAAGTATTGTAATCATGTATAATTCGGATTTTATAAAGATTCCATTTAGAAACATTCCTTTATTAAAAATTTTTATTATATCATTTGCATGGGCCTATGCGATTCTATATATAGGAAATTCGGGTAATCGTAATACGTTTGCAGAATTTTTAATTCTGTATTTTTTTATCATAGGTATAACTCTGCCTTTTGATATTTGCGACATGAAAAAAGATGTTATTTGTACAATACCCAACTATTTAGGAATACGAAAAAGCAAAGGTATTGCTTGTATATGTTTATTTCTATCTGCACTAGTTTTTGCTTTGACTTTTTATAAGCAAGGCGATTTAATCTATGTGACAGCATGGGAAGTGGTGTGTATAATCAGTATGGGTATGGTAGTATTTATGGGAAAAACACATCAATTTTTTTACACCCGTTTTTGGATGGAAGCTTGTTCTGCATTACCCATAATTATTATATGGTTGCAAAAAATAAGAGTCGTTTTATAAAATAAAACGACTCTTGCACTCATTAAAAGTTGTTATGAGTTTTAACGGAATCTGTCTACAGATTTTATGAGCTTTTCATCCTTATTGATGTACTTATTTGCCATGGCAAGCAGAATAATCAGCAGGACCGGGACGAGTAGCTCAACACCTTTCTCAGGAAGTATAGTACTTCCTCCAGATGAATTTAGCAAATCATAAACCATAAAACCGATCAACAATACGTTTATAATTATATTTATATAATTAATTTTTCTTTGAACATTTCTGCTTTTAAAGCAGAATAGGGAAATAAAAGCTAACAATCCGATGAGGAACAAAAGGAACATATCTGTTAAATCATTAGGAATGAAATCGGTTATATAACCGACAGCAAATCCTAGTATACCGGCTAATGATAGATAAATACTTTGAATTCTTTGGATCAAAATTTCGCTTTTTTGAACAGCAAATGTATAAAAAATTAGCGTTTTAATAAAATATTTTGTAATATTGCTGAATAATCTACTAAAGATTAGTGCATTATTTTTCATAAAGTTACCACTTTATTCTTTTATAAAATAATCAAAATCAATATTTTACGTAATTTTCGAGTAATTTTAAAATCATACTAAACATAACTTATGTTTGAGGAACAAAAGCTTAAAGCAATGAAAGTGGCTGATTTGCAGTCTATTGCTAATGAATTAAAAATTAAAAGTTCAGGATTAAAAAAATCAGAATTAATTGAATTAATTTTAGCTCATCAAAACAAACAAACACACCATAATGAGTCGGAAAAATCAACCGATGAAGAGCCTATAATAACGGAAAAAAGACAAAGAAAAAGAATACCTGCTAAACAACAGCAGAGAGATACTTTATTTTCTAAAGAAGAAGTGGTTGAAAATAAAAGTTCCCAAGATGATGACTCACTAATAGATGATGACGTTCAAAAAGAAGTTTCGGAAAATGATGAAGATTTTAAAATTGATATCCCGGTTTACAGAAAGCCGCAAGTTATATTAAGAAAAAGTGCAGACAGCACTCATTTTCAAAAAACTACAGTTTCTAAGGATGATAAAAAGCTTTTTGATGAAGAGCCTAAAACCAATTATCAAAGCCCGAAGAAAAACAATATTAAGGAATATGCTAACAGACCGCATACCAATGGTAATAAATATCGTTCCTCCGATTATGAATTTGAGGGTATTATAAAAACAGAAGGAGTTTTAGAGATCACTCAGGACGGATATGGTTTTTTACGTTCTTCTGACTTTAATTACCTTTCATCTCCCGATGATGTATATGTTTCTCCTTCCCAAATTAAGCTTTTCGGACTTAAGACCGGAGATACTGTTACCGGAGAAGTTCGTCCACCGAAAGAAGGTGAAAAATTTTTCCCTTTAGTTAAGATTATCGAAATAAACGGAAGAGATCCTTTATTTGTTAGAGATCGAGTATCATTCGAGCATTTAACTCCCTTATTTCCTGAAGAAAAATTTAAATTAGCAGGTAAAGGAGCTACTTTGTCAACTCGTGTAGTAGATTTATTCTCTCCTATTGGAAAAGGACAAAGAGGGATGATCGTTGCTCAGCCTAAAACAGGTAAAACAATTTTACTTAAAGATATTGCCAATGTAATTTCCATAAATCATCCGGAAGTTTACATGATTGTATTATTGATAGACGAACGTCCGGAGGAGGTAACCGACATGCAAAGAAGCGTCAAAGGAGAAGTAATTGCTTCAACTTTTGATGAATCAGCCGAAAAACATGTAAAAGTTGCCAATATTGTTCTGTCTAAAGCACAAAGAATGGTGGAATGTGGACACGATGTAGTAATATTGTTAGATTCCATTACCCGTTTGGCTCGTGCTTATAATACGGTTTCTCCGGCATCCGGTAAAGTACTTTCCGGAGGGGTAGATGCCAATGCACTTCATAAACCTAAACGTTTCTTTGGAGCAGCAAGAAATATTGAAGGAGGAGGTTCTCTTACTATTATTGCAACGGCATTGATAGATACCGGATCTAAAATGGATGAAGTAATTTTTGAGGAATTTAAAGGTACCGGTAATATGGAGCTTCAACTGGATCGAAAAATTGCCAATAAACGTATTTATCCGGCTATTGATTTGGTTTCGTCTTCAACACGTCGTGACGATTTATTATTAGACCCGGTTTCTCAACAAAGAATGTGGATATTAAGGAATCATTTGGCAGATATGAATCCATTGGAAGCTATGGAGTTCTTAAAAATGAGATTAGACCGATCTCTTTCCAATGAAGAATTCTTATTAACGATGAATCAATAAAATAGCTAATAAAAATATATAGTATAGATAAAAAGGCTGTTAATTTAACAGCCTTTTTTATTGATAAAAATCTAAAACTAGGATATTTATATTTGAAATTTGAAAAAGTTTTTTTAAATGAAATGTGTGATACAAATATAAGCTAAAATTAATTATTTCATGAATTTGGAACGACTTCTCATTTGAGGGTTGATCATATTGCTTCTCGAAACATTTACTCTTTTCATTTGTTCTTTCATCATTTTAATTTGATCTCCCAGCATGTTGGAAGTATCTAATTTTTTAGCTTCAGTTAAAAAACGTTCTGCCTCATTTTTATTACCTCTCATCATAGCTCCTGCCGCCAAATTTAGTGTAGCCAATGCGCGATCGTGTTTAAAGCTTAAACCGTAATCCAAAGCTGTTTTCATATACGATTCGGCCTTAGCAGCATTGCCTTGAGCCTCAGTAATCCCCATAAGATAGTTATAATATCCGTATTGTTTTCTTACTAATTGACTTTTCACATTAGTAATTTTGTCCAACCAGGAACGAGCACCTACAAGATCTTGTTTTCTCAGTTTCCAAAAAGCTAATAAAATATATTCGTTTCTGAAAAATAATAAAATAGGCAGGGCAGAAAGAATAACCAATAGAATTCCTAATCCTATTTGACGATTAAACATCAGATAAATGCCCAATCCGATTATGAGGGCTGCAATAACAAGTTTTATATATTTATTCATGGTAAAGTCTTCAAATTTCGACAAAGGTAACAATAAGTGTTGAAAAAATAAGGATTAATAAAAATGTGAAAAGTACTTTTAATGAAAATAGCACAAAAAAATAAGTTAACCTGTCAACCAGTTATTTAATCTTATTTATTTGTATATCCGAAATTTTTTAAATCCCGATCATTGGATCTCCAATCTTTTTTTACTTTGACATAAAGGTTGAGGAAAATCTTTTTATTAAAAAATTTTTCTAAGTCTAGCCGAGCTTCCGTCCCTACTTTTTGAATTTTTTGTCCTTTATGACCGATAAGAATGCCTTTTTGTGTGTTTCTTTCTACATAAATAGTCGATTCAATACGGATAATATGATCTTCTTCTTTAAAGCTTTCGGTAACGACTTCTACAGAATAAGGAATCTCTTTTTGATAATTAAGCAATATTTTTTCCCGAACAGTCTCGTTCACAAAAAAACGTTCCGATAAGGTGGTAAATTGTTCTTTATCATAATAAGGAGGCATTTCCGGCAATAAACTTTTAATTTTTGGAAGAATTAATTCGGTATTGAGAGAATGTAAGGCAGATATAGGAAGAATTTCTGCATTTGGTAATTGGTTATGCCAAAATGCAACGCTTTCTGATATAGTTGAAGCATCTTTAGCTTTATCAACTTTATTTAGTAATACAATAACAGGTATTTTTACCGAATTTAATTTTTTAACTAAAAATTCTGAAGGATTTTTTTCTTCGCCAAATTCTGTGATAAATAAAATCAAATCAGCATCTTCAAAAGACTCTTTTACAAAATCATTCATTTTTTCCTGCAACTCATAAGCAGGATTTTGTATGATTCCGGGGGTATCGGAAAATATAATTTGTGTATTTTCATCGTTCCAAATTCCATATACTCGATGACGGGTAGTTTGTACTTTTGGAGTTACGATGGATAGCTTTTCTCCTATTAATTGATTTATCAAAGTGGATTTTCCTACATTGGGTTTACCTACAATGCTGACAAATCCTGAGTGGTGTGACATGAAATTAATTTTTTGATAAAATTATAAAGTTATTTAGTATTGGAACGATATTTTTTATTCAAGGCTTGTAAAATAGCCCAAGTTTCAGCATCTACATTGCCATCAGCTTTTTCAGGTCTGAAATGCCATTGAAATGCACGGATAGTTAGAAATGTATTTTTGTCCCATTCTCCGGTTAAATCTATTTTATAACCGTATTTTTTAAGTGCTTTCTGAAATTCCAACGGAGAACTGTAAGGGTAGGTATCCGGAATATATTGAGTCAAATAATACTCTTTGTCATACTCCTCATACCAAGCTCCAATTCCATACTGAGTATATAACTCTTTCCAAGGAAACATAGGCCCGGGATCTTGTTTTCTTAACGGGGCTATATCGCTGTGCCCCACAACATTCACAGGGTCAATCTCGTAACGATTAATAATGTTTTTGGATAAAGTCGCAACTTTCTTAATCTGATATTTTGGAAAATAAGTAAATATTAATGAATCTTTTATTTTAGTGTATCCTTTATTTACTATTTCAATACCTATGGAGGTATCATTTAAATTCTCTGTTCCATTCCATGAGCTCACTCCCGCATGCCAGGCTCTTTTGTCCTCACTAACTAAGATATCAATGGTATCGTTCGGCTGGTCTGTGATTAAATAATGAGCGCTTACTTGCCCTTTTTTAGCCAATATCTTAACAGAGGTTGGATAATCTGAAACTGTATAGTGCAAAACCAAAAATTTAATTCTTTCATTAAATGCAACGGAAGGGAAATTTTTTTGAGAAATAACATATTCCGGAAGGTTGGCTTCGGTTATGATGTGATATTTAGGATTAGCATGGGTTATATATACAGTATCTCTAATAACCTTGCTATCAACGATAATCTTTTTTTGTGATCCACAGCTTACTAAGAAGAAGAGTGTACAACACAAAATGTTGAATTTTATTATTTGTATCATTTATTTTATTATATAATAACAAAGTTAAAAAACAGTAAAATAATTATAAGTCAAAAATTTTAAAAAAATACTTGCATAAGTAAAATCTTACACTTACTTTTGCACTCCAAATTAGTTGGAATTCGGACTAAATTTGGAGAGTTGCCGGAGTGGTTAACGGAGCAGTTTGCTAAACTGTCGACAGGAAACTGTCGCGTGGGTTCGAATCCCACACTCTCCGCATTAACACACAAGGTATATTCGGGGTGTAGCGCAGGTGGTAGCGCATCTGGTTTGGGACCAGAGGGTCGCAGGTTCGAGTCCTGTCACCCCGACTTGATAAATCAGAAAGGGGTCGCGTAGCTCAGCTGGATAGAGCATCTGCCTTCTAAGCAGACGGTCAAAGGTTCGAATCCTTTCGCGATCACAATATAGTTATAAAGACTTTCAATTTTTTGAAAGTCTTTTTTATTTTCTACAAAGTACTTAATGAAACTCTCTTTTTTTAGTTTGTTTTTTGTTTTTTGCTTTTCAATTATTATTATATAGTCAGAAAATAGAAGAAATAATTGTTTTAATTT is a window from the Apibacter sp. B3706 genome containing:
- the pyrF gene encoding orotidine-5'-phosphate decarboxylase, which produces MINKEKFLLKSYELGIIKFGEFTLKSGILSPFYVDLRPLASSPELLSELSQLLLAMLKDCRHELICGVPYAALPMATAMSLESKVPLIIKRKESKNYGTKKMLEGIFKEGQRCVLVEDVITSGKSLLETIEEVEKEGLKVKDIVVVLDRQQGGKELLESKGYHVHTLFSIENVIDILYNHEFLNQSQVVKIKDFLKEKPTVQLSAPRLTYEEKLELQNHSVSKKLIEIALSKKTNLIASLDTHKSAEILKLAHQIGDSIVAVKLHSDIISDFTENFIHELKEIAAAKNFLLFEDRKFGDIGNTQHMQFTGGIYKISEWADLITSHVIAGEESLQVFGEKTGVVTIAEMSSKGTLTDENYKSKAIEISSKVSNVIGCVAQSKLPSALLLFTPGVNLTESGDSKGQQFNTPEKVFSDYHTDFIIVGRGIYGAKNPEEAAKKYKEEGWKAYLKNC
- the ruvC gene encoding crossover junction endodeoxyribonuclease RuvC, producing MLTERIIIGIDPGTNVMGFGIISVVGNKMKLLCIDELILKKVESHALKLKKIFDKTLSLIDTYHPDELAIEEPFYAKNVQSMLKLGRAQGVAMAAGLLREIPITEYFPKKVKMSITGNGNASKEQVAGMLKTLLNLKDFPTRYLDASDGLALAVCHFLNSRVSSSANTSKSYSGWDSFVKNNPKRVGS
- a CDS encoding DUF4293 family protein gives rise to the protein MIQRIQSIYLSLAGILGFAVGYITDFIPNDLTDMFLLFLIGLLAFISLFCFKSRNVQRKINYINIIINVLLIGFMVYDLLNSSGGSTILPEKGVELLVPVLLIILLAMANKYINKDEKLIKSVDRFR
- the rho gene encoding transcription termination factor Rho; protein product: MFEEQKLKAMKVADLQSIANELKIKSSGLKKSELIELILAHQNKQTHHNESEKSTDEEPIITEKRQRKRIPAKQQQRDTLFSKEEVVENKSSQDDDSLIDDDVQKEVSENDEDFKIDIPVYRKPQVILRKSADSTHFQKTTVSKDDKKLFDEEPKTNYQSPKKNNIKEYANRPHTNGNKYRSSDYEFEGIIKTEGVLEITQDGYGFLRSSDFNYLSSPDDVYVSPSQIKLFGLKTGDTVTGEVRPPKEGEKFFPLVKIIEINGRDPLFVRDRVSFEHLTPLFPEEKFKLAGKGATLSTRVVDLFSPIGKGQRGMIVAQPKTGKTILLKDIANVISINHPEVYMIVLLIDERPEEVTDMQRSVKGEVIASTFDESAEKHVKVANIVLSKAQRMVECGHDVVILLDSITRLARAYNTVSPASGKVLSGGVDANALHKPKRFFGAARNIEGGGSLTIIATALIDTGSKMDEVIFEEFKGTGNMELQLDRKIANKRIYPAIDLVSSSTRRDDLLLDPVSQQRMWILRNHLADMNPLEAMEFLKMRLDRSLSNEEFLLTMNQ
- a CDS encoding DUF2892 domain-containing protein — its product is MNKYIKLVIAALIIGLGIYLMFNRQIGLGILLVILSALPILLFFRNEYILLAFWKLRKQDLVGARSWLDKITNVKSQLVRKQYGYYNYLMGITEAQGNAAKAESYMKTALDYGLSFKHDRALATLNLAAGAMMRGNKNEAERFLTEAKKLDTSNMLGDQIKMMKEQMKRVNVSRSNMINPQMRSRSKFMK
- the era gene encoding GTPase Era — protein: MSHHSGFVSIVGKPNVGKSTLINQLIGEKLSIVTPKVQTTRHRVYGIWNDENTQIIFSDTPGIIQNPAYELQEKMNDFVKESFEDADLILFITEFGEEKNPSEFLVKKLNSVKIPVIVLLNKVDKAKDASTISESVAFWHNQLPNAEILPISALHSLNTELILPKIKSLLPEMPPYYDKEQFTTLSERFFVNETVREKILLNYQKEIPYSVEVVTESFKEEDHIIRIESTIYVERNTQKGILIGHKGQKIQKVGTEARLDLEKFFNKKIFLNLYVKVKKDWRSNDRDLKNFGYTNK
- a CDS encoding N-acetylmuramoyl-L-alanine amidase — translated: MIQIIKFNILCCTLFFLVSCGSQKKIIVDSKVIRDTVYITHANPKYHIITEANLPEYVISQKNFPSVAFNERIKFLVLHYTVSDYPTSVKILAKKGQVSAHYLITDQPNDTIDILVSEDKRAWHAGVSSWNGTENLNDTSIGIEIVNKGYTKIKDSLIFTYFPKYQIKKVATLSKNIINRYEIDPVNVVGHSDIAPLRKQDPGPMFPWKELYTQYGIGAWYEEYDKEYYLTQYIPDTYPYSSPLEFQKALKKYGYKIDLTGEWDKNTFLTIRAFQWHFRPEKADGNVDAETWAILQALNKKYRSNTK